From the genome of Trichosurus vulpecula isolate mTriVul1 chromosome 6, mTriVul1.pri, whole genome shotgun sequence:
ctgaccCATTAAGCATTCATTGTACATCTTCAAATTCTAGTATTGCCATATTTCCACCTACAATTCACAAACAGAAGGTGTGTCATAGTTCCACCAATGTCTTAAGGCCATTCAGTTTGTGCATGCACTGATAGAATGTCCTTTTCAGACTCCCTGTCATATTGTAGTACCTACAAAATGTGACTCCAACTCTTTAGGACTTTGGTCCTTGTGGTAAGCTTATAGCTGAGGCTGCACAAAAGGGGCCTGATGTAATAGCTTCAGTGAAGGGGATGGACAGACCCAATGGAACAAGAAATGTGAGCTAGTATCAGTGTTTCTCACAATGTGAGCAACAACTACAGAGACCACCCTATTTGTGAGGCCAGATGCCCTTTGCAATCATGGAAAACTGTCTGAAAGCCCAGTAAGACAATGCCCAATTGCAAAAATTTTCTAGCAGAATGTCAAGTATGGCTAGAACAGGAGACTGTTATTAATGAGATCACTTGGGATGTTGGGAAAAGATATTCCAAAATACTATATACCAGGTCacagtcaataaactccagcttATGATAATCAAGGGAAGATTATTAGGCCCAGGTCTTAAAGGCCACAAGGTTTGAAGCAATACAGGAAGATTTTCCAACAAGAGCTCCCCCAATGGGATCAAAATTTGACCTTCACTGGATCCCAACCCCACCACGCCAGTAACAATTACAGAAGGATGTCTTAAAAATTCATCAGCAATTTTTCTCTCTCATAGCAAAGAGCCAATGCTCGTCACTTGCTCTATATGGATACTCAAGGACAAAGACAATCAAGACACATTCTCCATTCATGCCCTTCCATTATGATATATAatcctgttttaaaaaaagataaaaaaggaaaatggagttATCTTTTAAAACTCAAGTGAATAAAATCATTCCACAGTCACTGAAGAGGCCTCTGGATTGGAGGGGGAACAAAAAAGGTGAATGTTCAACTTTGCTTGCATTGAAGACTTTTATGCATTTAGTCAAATGTCCTCTTTTGACACTAGAGTCCATGCCATGTATTCACCACTTATCCAATTATCCTCCCATTTCTCTTCAGTAACTATGgctaaggattttcttttttgataaggAATTGACAgatctcaattatattttaacttttttgtcaATCTGTTCCATGATATAACCCATAGTAACGTAGAGGAGGAAGCTTGTGATTCTGAAAAGGCCCAACCATGAGATCTGAGAAGTGGGTTTCATCTCTTATGCTGCTGCAGCTCTGCTGCTTTAGCTGTGGGTCCTGTGGGAAGGTCCTGGTATGGCCTAAGGAGTATAGTCATTGGATATATATGAAGACCATCCTGGATGAGTTGGCACGGAGGGGCCATGAGGTCACTGTACTGACATCTACAGCTGCCATTCTTATTGATCCTACCCAAGCATCTCTTCTCAACTTTGAGATTTATCCTGGGCCATTCACGAAAGAAGATTTTCTTACTTTTACTGACAAATGCATTGTGGAATACCTGTGTGAGCGCCAAGACTTTCACCTTGGGAGTATGCTACAAAGATGCAagatttattttttgaatattcAAAGGCTACCAAACAGCTTTGTGAGAGTGTTGTTTTGAACAAGAAGCTTATCAAGACATTGAAAGAAGCCAGATACGATGTTGTTGTTTCAGATGCTTTTGCTCCTTGTGGTGAGTTCATAGCTGAGGTCCTTGGAATACCTATTGTGTATACTCTGCTGTTCACTGCTGGCAATACTTGTGAAAAATACTGTGAAggactcccttcccccccccttccTATGTGCCTATGGTCTTGACAGAATTGACTGACAAGATGACATTCATGGAGAGGGTGAAAAAtatgcttttcttcctttattttgacTTTTGGTTTCAGAATTTTGATGTGAAGGATTGGAATCAGTTTTACAGTGATGTGTTAGGTAAGCCTGGGGGTTCCTTAATGCTTTACCTGTCAGGACTATACAGCCACTCCACAAATTCTTATATATCTGAAGGTAAATGGATTGGTGTTTAATGTTATGATGATCCTTTGTTTACTGATTGATGATAAGAAATGGAATTTGTCCTTAACAGTATGACTTAGTTAACTGGAAAACCTACGTAACTGCCCTGTAACTAAAATTTGTGAGCTAGAGTCTGAATCCTTAAAGCCCAAAAATAGGTTCATAGAAATAAGAGCTAAACACCATTATTTGGGATAGGAGAgtgttttgtttaatttgataTTGGTTATTCCTGTACATTTGGCTTACACTGAGGGTACGCTAGCCACTCATAAGCCAGTGCCTTAGCTGATAGTCATGGTAGCCTTGACATTCTCAGTTTTTTATAGGCTCAGGCAGTACATACAGAATGGATGGGTATAGTGGCAGCACCTGCGACTTCACTAATACAAGAAAATCCAGGAAACACCTTCTAGCAATGTTTCCTCTCTGGAACTTAAAGAGTTCAAGTCACCTAGAAGAAAGTGCCTTCTGGGCTGCAGCAGCCTGGAATGTACAGCCGGTACATGCCAGAGGAGAGGCTTCCTGTCTTCAAGGTTGATTCTCTCCATACCACATAACACTGCCTACAcagtaaaaaaggaaattttggcACTTGCTCGTCCTCAAAAGCctggaaaaagaatgagaaaatgattCTATAAGTTACAAGATCAGGTTGTTTTGGTTATTGTTTAGAGGTCTATGCAAAAATACTTCCCAACCAGTCAGAAAAGTATGAGGGCTGTTGAAGGCAATGAAACTAGGAGAGATTCCTTACTTGGGAGAAACTAGTGGCTCAGCTTTCTCACCTGAAGGAATAGATTAGGAATTTGGAGCAAGAATCACCATCAAACAGGAAAAGGACAACTACCCCTAGGTGGAAGAAGCATGGACTCAGAATTCTATAAACTTGGATGCAGGGCATTTTAGCTGACAACTCAGAACATGATTCTCAaatgtagaatttttttaatctcaccCTTTATGCATTTATTGCAGATCTTCAAATTCTAGATTTGCCATACTTACATCCAAAATTCACAAACAGAAGGTGTGGAATGGTTCCACCCACTAATTAAGGCCATTCTGTTTGTGCATGCACTAATAGAATGTCCTCGTCAGACTCCCTGTCGTATTGTAGTACCTACAAAACCTGACTCCCACTCTTTAGGACTTTGGTCCTTGTGGTAAGCTCATAGCTGAGGCAACCCAGAAGGGGTGCCTGATGTATTAGCTCCAGTGAAGGGGGTGGGCAGActcaatggaaaaagaaatgtgaagtaCTATGAATACTTCCAACAATGTAAGGAACAACTACAGAGACCACCCTATGTGTGAGGCCGCGTGCCCTTTGGAATCATGGAAAAGTGTCTGAAAGCCCAGTAAGACAAAGCCAAATTGCAAACAATTCTGGCAGAATGTCAAGTACAGCTAGAACAGGAGATTATTATTAATGAGTTCACTTGGGGGGTTGGGAAAAGGCTATACCCAAATGTTAGATACCAGGTCATAGTCCATGAACTCAAGCCCATGATAATCAAGGGAAGATTCTCAGGCCCAGGTATTAAAGGCCATAAAGTTTGAAGCAATAGACAAAGTGTTTCCAACAAGAGCTGCCCCAATGGGATCAGAAATTGGCCTTTGCAGGACCCCAACCCCTCTAACCCAGTAACAACTACAGAAGGGTGTCTTAAAAATTAACAGCAATTTCTCTCTGGCATAGCAAGGAGCCAATGATAGTTAGTCACTTCACCTGGACATTCAAGGACAAAGACAATCAAGACACTTTCACCATTGACACCCTTTCACTATGAAATATGCTCctgttaaaaaaataaggaaatgcaGTTATCTTTTAAAACCTGAGTAAGTGAAACCATTACACAGTCCCTGAAGGAGCCTCTTGATTAGAGTGGCAAAAAAAAGTTGAATGTTTAACTTTGTTTTGTGCAATTAGCTAAATGTCCTCCTTTGACACTAAAGTCCATTCCATGTATTGACCTCTTATCCAATCagtcccccttttcccttcagtAACGATGActaaggattttctttttgatAAGGAATTGACTgatctcaattacattttaacttcTTTGTCAATTCCTTTCATGATATAACTGATAGCACCCCATATGAGGAAGACAGTGACTCTAAAAAGGCCCAACCATGAGATTTGAGAAGTGGGTTTCAGCTCTTTTGTTGCTCCAGCTCTGTTGCTTTAGCTGTGGGTCCTGTGGGAAGGTCCTGGTATGGCCTATGGAGTATAGTCATTGGATAAATATGAAGACCATCCTAGATGAGCTGGCACAGAGGGACCATGAGATTACTGTACTGACATCTACAGGTTCCATTCTTATTGATCCGACCAATGTATCTCTTCTCAACTTTGAGATTTATCCTGGGCCATTCACGAAAGAAGATTTTCTTACTATTTCTGCTAaaatgatagaggaatatatttatGAGCTGCCAAGCCTTTCACCTTGGGAGTATGCTACAAAGATGCAAGCTATCTTTTTTGAATATTCAAAGGCTACCAAACAGCTTTGTGAGAGTGTTGTTTTGAACAAGAAGCTTATGAAGACATTGAAGAAAGCCAAATACGATGTTGTTGTTTCAGATGCTTTTGCTCCTTGTGGTGAGCTCATAGCTCAGGTCCTTGGAATACCTATTGTCTATACTCTGCGGTTCACTACGGGCAATACTTATGAAAAATACTGTGGAGGactcccttccccaccttcctATGTGCCTGTGGTCTTCACAGAATTGACTGACAAGATGACATTCATGGAGAGGGTGAAAAATATActttacttcctttattttgaCTTTTGGTTTCAGAATTTTGATGTGAAGGATTGGAATCAGTTTTACAGTGATGTGTTAGGTAAGCCTGGGGTTCCTTAACGCTTTACCTGTCAGGAGTATAGAGTCACTCCACAATTTTTATGAATCTGAAGGTGAATAGGTTGGTATTTAAAGTTATGAGGATCCTTTGTTTACTTATTTCTGATAAGAAGTGGAATTTGTCCTTAACAGTATGACTTAGTTAATTGTGAAACATATGTAACTGCCCTCTGACTAAAACTTTGTGAGCTAAAGTCTGAATCTCTAAAACAGAAAAATAGGTTCATAGAAATAAGAGCTAAATACCATTATTTGGGAGAGGATagtgtttttaatttaatattggtTATTCCTATATATGTGGCTTAACCTGAGGGTATACTAGCCCCACGTGAGGCAATGCCTTAGCTGGCTGGCATGGAAGTTTTgacattttcagtttttttacaGGGTTGGGCATTACCAGCAGAATGGATAAGGATAGTGGCAGGACCTGTGACTTCACTAATACAGGAAACTCCAGGCAACCCCCTCTACCAATGTTTCTTCTCTGGAACTTAAAGTGTTCAAGTCACCTAAGAGAAAAAGTGATTTCTAGGCTGAAGCTGCCTGGAATGTGCAGCCTGTATGTGCCATAGGAAAGCCTTGAGCATAGGGCTTCCTATCTTCTGGGCTGGTTCTCTCCATACCATGTGGCTACATAGTAAACAAGGAAAATTTGGCACTTGTTGGTCCTCAAAAACCAGGAAAATGAATGAGAAGATGATTCTATAATGTGCAAGGTCAGGTTGTCTTGATAATTGTTTAGAGGTCTATGCAAAAATACTTGCCAATCAGTCAGCAAAGTATGAGGGCTGTTGAAGGCAATGAAACTAGGAGAGATTCCTTACCAGGGCGAAACTAGGGGCTCAGCTTTCTCACCTGAAGGAACAGATTTGGAATTTGGAGCAAGAATCACCatcaaacaggaaaaggaaaactaCTGCTTCGTGGAAGAAGTATAGATTCAGCATTTCATAAACTTTGATGCAGGGCATATTAGCTAACAACTCAGAACATGGTTCTCaaatgtagaattttttttaatctcacccTTTAAGCATTCATTACACATcttcaaattctagaattgcCATACTTCCATCCACAATTCACAAACAGAAGGTGTGGAATGGTTCCATCAACTACTTAAGGccattctgtgtgtgtatgcactaATAGAATGTCCTTTTCAGACTTTCTGTCATTTTGTTGCACCTACAAAACATGACTCAACTCTaggatttttgttcttttggtgaGCTCATAGCTGAGGCCGCCCAAAAGGGGTGCCTGATGTATTAGCTTCAGAGGAGGGGTGGGCAGACCCAATGGAACAAGAATTGTGAGCTAGTATGAGTATTTCCAACAATGTGAAGAACAACTACAGAGACCACCCTATGTGTGAGGCCAGATGCCCTTTGGAATCATGGAAAAGTGTCTGAAAGCCCAGTAAGACACAGCCAAATCACAGACATGTCTGGCAGAATGTTAAGTACAGCTAGAAGAGGATATTATTATTAACGAGATCACTTGGGATGTTGGGAAAAGGCTGTTCCCAAATATTAGATATCAGGTAGTCCATGAGCTCAAGCCCATGATAATGAAGGGAACTCTTTCAGGCCCAGGCCTTAAGGGTCATAAGTTTTGAAGAGAAAATTTCCAACAAGAACTCTCCCAAGTGGACCAAAAATTGCCCTTCATTGGGCACCAAGCCTTCCAACCCAATAACTACAGTAGGATGTCTTAAAAATTCATCAGCAATTTTTCTGTGGCATAGCAAGGAGCCAATGCTAGTCACTCCATCTGGACATTCAAGGACAAAGACAATCAAGACACCTTCACCATTCATGCCCTTTCACTATGAAATGTGCTCCtgcttaaaaaagaaaggaaatggagttaTCTTTTAAAACTCGAGTAAATAAAACCATTCCATAATCCCTGAGGAAGCCTCTTGATTAGAGTGGTTAAAAAAAGAAGGTGAATGTTTAACTTTGTTTTGACTGAAGACTTTGATGCAATTAGCTAAATATCCTCCTTTGACACTAAAGTCCATGCTATACATTAATCTCTTGTCCAATCagcctcccttttccctttagtAATTATGActaaggattttctttttgatAAGGAATTGACTaatctcaattacattttaacttcTTTGTCAATTCCTTTCATGATATAAGTCATTGCACCTTATAGGAGCAGTTAGTGATACTGAAAAGGCACAACCATGAGCTCTGAGAAGTAGGTCTCAGCCCTTTTGCTGCTGCAGCTCTGTTGCTTTAGCTGTGGGTCCTGTGGGAAGGTTCTGGTATGGCCTATGGAGTATAGTCATGGATAATATGAAGACCATCCTAGATGAGCTGGCACAGAGGGACCATGAGATTACTGTACTGACATCTACAGGTTCCATTCTTATTGATCCGACCAATGTATCTCTTCTCAACTTTGAGGTTTATCCTGGGCCATTCACGAAAGAAGATTTTCGTACTATTTCTGATAAAATTGATAGAGGACATATGTTATGAGCTGCAAAGCCTTTCACCTTGGGAGTATGCTACAAGATGCAAGCTATCTTTTTGAATATTCAAAGTTGCTACCAAACAGCCTTTGTGAGAGTGTTGTTTTGAACAAGAAGCTTATGAAGACATTGAAGAAAGCCAGATACGATGTTGTTGTTTCAGATGCTTTTGGTCCTTGTGGTGAGCTCATAGCTGAGATCCTTGGGATACCTATTGTCTATACTCTGCGGTTCACTACTGGCAATACTTATGAAAAATACTGTGGAggactcccttcccccccccatcctATGTGCCTGTGGTCTTGACAGAATTGACTGACAAGATGACATTCATGCAGAGGGTGAAAAATAtgcttctcttcctttattttgaCTTTTGGTTTCAGAATTTTGATGTGAAGGATTGGAATCAGTTTTACAGTGATGTGTTAGGTAAGCCTGGGGTTCCTTAATGGTTTACATGTCAGGAGTATACAGCCCCTCCACAATTTTTTATAAATCTGTAGGTAAATGGGTTGGTGTTTAAAGTTATGAGAACACTTTTTTTTACTTATTGCTGATAagaaatggaatttgtctttcaTGTTATGACTTAGTAGGTATGAAATATAGGCAATTGCCCTATAAGTAATACTTTATGAGCTTAAGTTTGAATATTTAAAGCAGAAAAACAGGTTTATAGAAATAAGATCTAAATACAAttggggggttgtttttttttttaattttgatactGGGTCTTTTCATGTATGTGGCCTAAGCTAAAGGTACGGTGGCCATTCAGGAGCCATGAGTTAGCTGATTGGCATGGAAGCCAATCATTTTGAAGAATACTGTAGAGGACTCCTTCCCCCATTATTCCTAGTTGGCAAGAATAGCATGAATGAAACTTGAAGATGAGAACAAGGGGAGAGGCGAATACATTAGAGGGACAGAACCTGCTGAAACAGAGGgttgaaaaagaaagcatttttgaGATGAATTAGGAAGGCTAAACCAGGGCCAATTAATTGAAGGCCTTCAATGACATTTCAGAATTATGTGTGATTTGATATGATCCCAGTAGTTTGAGGTGCATTTATATCTATATGGGCTGTACATATTGGTTTGGATCTTGCTAATCTTTCTTACCTTTTACGCAATATTCTTGATTTCTATGATCTTAATGAGCAAAAGTGATTAGCCATATCACCCTGACAAAAATTGTTTGGATGCatgctttgcttttttcttttttcccaagtgaagttaataagcatttattaagggtctgttatatgccaggcgctgtgctaaggtccagggatacaaagaaagggaaaacaatcCCGGtgttcaaggagctcacagtttaatggggaagacatgagaggTAAACAATTgtatat
Proteins encoded in this window:
- the LOC118855505 gene encoding UDP-glucuronosyltransferase 2B31-like, coding for MRFEKWVSALLLLQLCCFSCGSCGKVLVWPMEYSHWINMKTILDELAQRDHEITVLTSTGSILIDPTNVSLLNFEIYPGPFTKEDFLTISAKMIEEYIYELPSLSPWEYATKMQAIFFEYSKATKQLCESVVLNKKLMKTLKKAKYDVVVSDAFAPCGELIAQVLGIPIVYTLRFTTGNTYEKYCGGLPSPPSYVPVVFTELTDKMTFMERVKNILYFLYFDFWFQNFDVKDWNQFYSDVLGKPGVP